In Capsicum annuum cultivar UCD-10X-F1 chromosome 7, UCD10Xv1.1, whole genome shotgun sequence, one genomic interval encodes:
- the LOC124885722 gene encoding probable LRR receptor-like serine/threonine-protein kinase At3g47570 translates to MIIAHCDLKSSNILLDEEITAHVGDFGLAKFLFKSPLNKQISITLKGSIGDIPPEYGSGVNVSTLGDIYSFGIMLLELFTGRRPTDEIVKDGLNNQQYIKTNLPRHVMDIVDPSLLLLYDKHNKHNDNTSDLEEKAILQDDEYILKLNANFY, encoded by the exons ATGATAATTGCTCACTGTGACTTAAAATCTAGCAACATACTCCTTGATGAAGAGATTACTGCCCATGTTGGTGACTTTGGATTGGCAAAATTTCTCTTCAAATCACCATTGAACAAACAAATTTCTATTACATTAAAGGGTTCTATAGGTGATATCCCACCAG AATATGGATCAGGTGTAAATGTATCCACTCTTGGAGATATTTATAGCTTCGGTATCATGTTGCTAGAGTTGTTCACTGGTAGGAGACCGACTGATGAGATCGTTAAAGATGGACTGAATAATCAGCAATATATCAAAACTAATTTACCTAGACATGTCATGGATATAGTTGATCCATCGTTGCTTTTACTGTATGATAAACATAACAAACACAATGACAATACAAGTGATTTGGAAGAAAAGGCAATACTTCAAGATGATGAGTATATACTGAAGCTAAATGCCA ATTTCTATTAA